The following is a genomic window from Brachionichthys hirsutus isolate HB-005 chromosome 15, CSIRO-AGI_Bhir_v1, whole genome shotgun sequence.
TATGCTAGTTGCTATGCTAGCTGCTCTGCTAGCTGCTATGCTAGCTGCTCTGCTAGCTGCTCTGCTAGCTGCTCTGCTAGCTGCTATGGTTTAAGTTTCGTCTCATGTCTTCTCAGGTGTTGAACCTGTTTCTGGCCCTGCTGCTCAGCTCCTTCAGTTCGGACAATCTCTCCGCTCCGGACGAAGATGGCGATCTGAACAACATTCAGATCGCCATCGCCCGCATCACCGCCGCCATCTCCTGGCTGGCCACCAAGGTCATCGACCTCTCCAACCGCGGCCCGAAGCGTCAGACGCAGAAGGACAAAGAAGCCAGTCAGGACAGCAAGCCGGCGGCGAACCACGTGGAAAGGAATGGCGGTGTTTTGGGACGGCGTGGAGAGACGTACGTCCTAACGGAGGAGGACAGCTACATGACCAACCCCAACCTGACCGTCGTCGTTCCCATCGCCCCGGGGGAGTCCGACATGGacttcctggaggaggagaattCTGACTCATCGGAGGATGAAGAGAATAAACCGGTGAGTTTTTCTCCTGAGAGGAGAAGCATCGACTTCTGTTCCAGAGGATCCGCTGGTGAAGACGTGTCTCTACGCAGGAGAAGGTCAGCCTATCAGAAGGCAGCACGGTGGATCTCAGGAAGGCCGGGGACGAGATGGACAACCTGTCGGAGCTGGCTGAAGAGAACCTGGAGCCGGAGGAATGCTTCCCGGGATGTGAGGCTTCAGGCTGCGTGTTCCTGCCACGCCGAGGCGTGTTTTAATGCACGCGCTGTTTCCTCCTTCCCGTCCCACTCAGTGTGTCTGAGGCGCTGTCGGTGCTGCGACGTCGACACCAGCCGGGGTCCGGGTCAGGCCTGGTGGAGGCTGAGGAAGACCTGCTACCAGATCGTGGAGCACAGCTGGTTTGAgaccttcatcatcttcatgatCCTGCTCAGCAGCGGCGCTCTGGTGCGGCAAGGCtcattctaaaaacaaaatcaagtaGCAGtgggttagcattagcacaaaGCTAGGTCCGCTGAGGAGACTAACCTTCAGATGGAAGCAGAGGCCACACCCCTCAGCTGGAAGGTGAGCCGGCGTTTCATCGGGGTGTCGTGCTTCCTCACGCTGCAGGCCTTCGAGGATATCTACGTCGAGAAGAGGAAATTCATCAAGGTGATCCTGGAGTCTGCCGACAAGGTCTTCTCCTACATCTTCGTGCTGGAGATGTTCCTCAAGTGGATTGCATACGGCTTCAAGAAGTATTTCACCAACTACTGGTGCTGGCTGGACTTCCTTATCGTGGACGTAAGTCAACATTTAGTGTGGCTTTGTTCCACGCTGCTATATTCTATAAAGGTTCCATGGCTCAGGaaatatttgtagtttttatgcATTTCTATGTTACacttttttaaataattgtattgAGTCTTTAATATCAGGAATGGCTGCAACTCTCACCCCAAAGGTTCAAACATTAGAGTTCTGGTTTTCACCTTTACGTGTCTTTCTGTGCTCCTTTACCTGGTTTACAGTTCTGGTTTTCACCTTTACGTGTCTTTCTGTGCTCCTTTACCTGGTTTAGAGTTCTGGTTTTCACCTTTACGTGTCTTTCTGTGCTCCTTTACCTGGTTTAGAGTTCTGGTTTTCACCTTTACGTGTCTTTCTGTGCTCCTTTACCTGGTTTACAGTTCTGGTTTTCACCTTTACGTGTCTTTCTGTGCTCCTTTACCTGGTTTACAGTTCTGGTTTTCACCTTTACGTGTCTTTCTGTGCTCCTTATAGGTGTCCCTGATCAGCCTGATAGCAAACTCGCTTGGATATTCCGACTTCGCTGCGATCAAGTCTCTGAGGACTCTGCGAGCTTTGAGGCCTCTCAGAGCTCTGTCCAGATTTGAGGGCATGCGGGTTAGGATCTTATTTATCCGACGTTAAGTTGCACTTTGTGAGTTTcttgctagcatgctaaccagCTAGCACCAGCCCCGCCTGTCTTGTAACACCATTTTGTACCTCTCACAAGTTCTCTGAGTATTTTGTcgaatattttaaatgtgtatgAAGTAAATCTGTGTCTTGTCAGCAGGATGGCTCTCGGGCTCGGGATCAGCGATTCCGGAATGTTAAAGCGCTCCGCTCGAGCTCGGTTTCTCCTCACCTGTCGTGCTCCTGTTGCTCCTCAGGTGGTTGTCAACGCCCTCATCGGCGCCATCCCCTCCATCATGAATGTGCTGCTGGTGTGTCTCATCTTCTGGCTCATCTTCAGCATCATGGGCGTCAACCTGTTTGCTGGCAAGTTTGGGAAGTGTGTGAACAGAACCGGCTTCATCCACAGCGTCTCCGAGGTCAACAACAAGTCCGACTGCCTCGCCATGAACGACACCCGGTTCTTCTGGACCAAGGTGAAGGTCAACTTCGACAACGTCGGGCTCGGCTACCTTTCCCTTCTGCAAGTGGTGAGTGTTCTCTGCAGGAGCCGTGCAGCCACATCGTGAAACGTCGTGTGAAACATCGTGTTTCATGAAACGTCGTGTGAAACATCGTGTGAAACGTCGTGAAACATCGTGTGGAACATCGTGTGGAACGTCGTGTGAAACATCGTGTGGAACGTCGTGTGAAACATCGTGTGGAACGTCGTGTGAAACATCGTGTGAAACATCGTGTGAAACATCGTGTGGAACGTCGTGTGAAACATCGTGTGGAACGTCGTGTGAAACATCGTGTGGAACGTCGTGTGAAACATCGTGTTTCATGAAACGTCGTGTGAAACATCGTGTGGAACGTCGTGAAACATCGTGTGGAACATCGTGTGGAACGTCGTGTGAAACATCGTGTGGAACGTCGTGTGAAACATCGTGTGGAACGTCGTGTGAAACATCGTGTGGAACATCGTGTGAAACATCGTGTGGAACGTCGTGTGAAACATCGTGTGAAACATCGTGTGAAACATCGTGTTTCATGAAACGTCGTGTGGAACGTCGTGAAACATCGTGTGGAACGTCGTGAAACGTCGTGAAACATCGTGTGGAACATCGTGTGGAACGTCGTGTGGAACGTCGTGTGGAACGTCGTGAAACGTCGTGTGAAACATCGTGTTTCATGAAACATCGTGTGAAACATCGTGTTTCATGAAACATCGTGTGAAACATCGTGTGGAACGTCGTGAAACGTCGTGAAACGTCGTGCGAAACATCGTGTTTCATGAAACGTCGTGTGAAACATCGTGTTTCATGAAACGTCGTGAAACGTCGTGTTTCATGAAACGTCGTGTGAAACATCGTGTGGAATGTCGTGTTTCATGAAACATCGTGTGAAACATCGTGAAACGTCGTGAAACGTCGTGAAACGTCGTGAAATGTCGTGTGGAACATCGTGTGAAACATCGTGAAACATCGTGTGGAACATCGTGAAACATTGTGCGAGACGTCGTGAAACGTCGTGTGAAACATCGTGTGAAACATCGTGAAACATCGTGTGAAACGTCGTGTGGAACGTCGTGTTTCATGAAACATCGTGTGAAACATCGTGAAACGTCGTGAAACGTCGTGAAACGTCGTGAAACGTCGTGAAACGTCGTGAAACGTCGTGTGAAACGTCGTGAAACGTCGTGTGAAACATCGTGTGAAACATCGTGCGACGCTGTCTTGTGTTGCAGGCTACGTTtaaaggatggatggaaataaTGAATGCGGCTGTGGATTCCCGAGGCGTGAGTATCCCTGCCGGCGTCCAGGCGTGACATCACGGACACGCCCGTAACCTTACAGCGCGCTCTGGTTCCAGGTGGAGGAACAGCCCGTCAGAGAGATCAACATCTACATGTACCTCTATTTCGTCATCTTCATTATTTTCGGCTCCTTCTTCACCCTCAATCTCTTCATCGGCGTCATTATTGACAATTTCAACCAGCAGAAGAGAAAGATGAGTGCCTGGCGCCGCGCCTCGTTTCCGCTGCGTCGCTGAACGATTGCGTCCCCGTAACGGGAGTTGGTGTTGCTCTGTGTACTTAGGAGGACAGGATATCTTTATGACCGAGGAGCAGAAGAAGTACTACAACGCTATGAAGAAGTTAGGCACCAAAAAGCCTCAGAAGCCGATACCGAGACCGACGGTGAAACCAGTCATTCACTTTTAGCGACATGCGCCGCCCGTTAGCCTGCTAGCATCACTAGCACACCAACGGGCCTCGTGTTTGTCTTCCCCGTCTCAGAACGTCCTCCAAGCCTTCTTCTTTGATCTGGTCTCCAAGCAAGCGTtcgacatcatcatcatgatgcTCATCATCGTCAACATGGTGACCATGATGGTGGAGACGGACGAGCAGTCGGCGCGCACGGAGTCCATCCTGAACAAGATCAACCTGGTCTTCATCGTCGTCTTCACCGCCGAATGCCTCGTCAAGATCGTCGCCCTGCGCTGCTACTTCTTCACCATTCCGTGGAACATCTTTGACTTCGTGGTGATCATTCTGTCCATCGTGGGTGAGCAGAGAAACGACGGTCGCCACGCGGGGGCGGCGCTGCTGCAGGCCCGCCCCCCCGGCGATGCTCTAATGGCACCGAGCATTTAGCCGTCATCATAAACGCACCTCGCCTTTGCCTCTCTCCCCAGGGATCGTTCTTGCAGACATCATCGAGAAGTACTTCGTGTCTCCGACCCTGTTTCGCGTCATCAGACTCGCCCGGATCGGGCGTGTCCTTCGGCTCATCCGTGCAGCCAAAGGAATCAGGACTCTGCTGTTTGCCTTAATGATGTCCATGCCGGCGCTGTTCAACATCGGCCTCCTGCTTTTCCTCGTCATGTTCATCTACGCCATCTTCGGCATGGCGAACTTCGCCTACGTAAAGAAGCAGGACGGGGTCGATGACATGTTTAACTTTGAGACCTTCGGGAACAGCATGATCTGCCTTTTCCAGATCAGCACGTCGGCCGGTTGGGACAACCTTCTGAGTCCGATCATGTCCACCTCCCCAGAAGAATGCGACCCCAACTTTGTGAATACCGGCTCCAACACCCGGGGGAACTGCGGCAGCCCCTCGGTGGGCATCGCCTTCTTTGTCAGTTACATCATCATCTCCTTCCTCATCGTGGTGAACATGTACATCGCCATCATCCTGGAGAACTTCAGCGTGGCCACGGAGGAGAGCACGGAGCCGCTGAGCGAGGACGACTTCGAGATGTTTTACGAGGTTTGGGAGAAGTTCGATTCCGAGGCCACGCAGTTCATCGAGTTTTCCATGCTGTCCGTCTTCGCGGACACTTTGCCGGAGCCGCTGCGAATAGCCAAGCCGAACACGATCAAGCTGATCTCCATGGACCTGCCCGTGGTCAGCGGCGACCGGATCCACTGCCTGGACATCCTGTTTGCGTTCACAAAGCGTGTCCTGGGAGAGTCGGGTGAGATGGACGCCCTCAAGCAGCAAATGGAGGAGAAGTTCATGATGACCAACCCCTCCAAGGTCTCCCACGAACCCATCACCTCAACGCTGCGCCacaagctggaggaggtgtccgCCGTCATCATCCAGCGATGTTTCAGGAGGCACCTGGTGAAGCGGCAAATGAAGCAGGCGTCCTACCTCTACCGACGGATCAACTACGAGGCCGAAGTGGATGTAGAAGACGCCCCGGAGAGGGAGGGGCTTATCGCCTCCATGATTCAGCACTATGGGCCCGTTGGGCTGGAGGCCGAAGAGACGACAGAGGACACGGGAATGTCCTCGCCTCCGTCTTACGAAAGCCTGGCCAGGCCGTTGGGCGGCGGCTCCTCGTCCGGAGACATTGAGCGCCGAGGTCCGGGTCGAGGAAACGAGGAGACCCGGACTCTGAGTCTCTGAGTCTCTGAGCGTGTGTTGAACGTGTCTCAAATGCATCCTGGCCAAAGAGATGAACTGCAGCCGCGGCTCCGTAGCAGCAGCTAGCTGAACCCGGCTCATGGTGTTTGCATGTCGCTCACGGAGTCAAATTAAAAATGGAATGCCACCAAATATCCCGtttgggaaaaagaaaaaaaatggtgaAGGGTGCCAATTTGGATTTGGCCCCAAAGAGATTTCCTCCCTCTGGTTGTCGGGGGCGACAaatccaagtccgagcagctgGGATGGAGGGATAATCTGTGTGTAAAAAAATCACTTGTCTTAATTACACACTGACgggcacacacatgcacgccatctttcacacacacacacacacatagacatacATGTATCAACACAGCTActgtacacgcacgcacgcacgcacacacacacacacacacacacgtagacaTACATCAACACAGCTActgtacacgcacgcacgcacgcacacacacacacacacacacacacacacacacgtagacaTACATCAACACAGCTActgtacacgcacgcacgcacacacacacacacacacacacacacacacacacacgtagacaTACATCAACACAGCTActgtacacgcacgcacacacacacacacacacgtagacaTACATCAACACAGCTActgtacacgcacgcacacacacacacgccaccctGTCGCTGTCATCTTTAGACAGATGCTTATGTTGAATTAATTCTGCTTCCTGCCAGATAAATGTCTCTCGACTGGAAGCGACTTGGTAACTGATctgatttttaaacatttcatgGACATGTGGCGGAGATTAAACCTTCATCAgagagcaaacattttaaaaacgatTAAAGAGGCACTATGTCTAATTACAAAACGCACAATTAAACGCAGCGGAGTGCGCATGATGTCAAACCTCGACGTGTAACGTGGTCATGCTAAACTCTAATGCAAAGGTCATTTGAGAAATTGCATGATCTATGTGTGACCTTTATTTAAATGACCTTTAGTTAAAGGAAGGACATAAGAGAcatcttcgtcatcatcatcagtcagaGAGGATATTCGGTGAGGTTAGTGTTCGAAAAGGGAATCTGGACCTCCACCAGAATATGCTTCCCAGATAAGTAGCCTGCAAACTATATGTACTATACTATATGTAGTATTTCAGTGTTACGCCTGCCTTtgtgtctgattggctgttgatgACAAACTAAAAGTAGAAGTGGAAATGAGACACAACGAAATaagagcagaggaagcagcCTTTGGGGACAAGCAGGCCTTTGCGTGGAGTCCTCTCTGCCCAGATGAGGCGCCATCTAATTACCTTTGCCGTCCCATCAGAAGGCTTTCACTGCCCCCACGAGGGGATGCGTGCAAGTACAAGCCGCACAAGTGCACTGCATGTGTGACCTTTATTTAAATGACCTAAGGAAGGACGTAAGAGAcatcttcgtcatcatcatcagtcagaGAGGATAGCCGCATGTGGAAGAGGCTTCACCACTGCGAGCGAAGCGACACTTCACTTCACATTTCTGTATGGCAAAACAGAAATGTTGCATTTCTGCCACCGGGCAGCACCTTTCTGCTGACCTCATCTCTATGGAATAAAATGTTACTTTCTCTTTTTGTTGGATGGGTCGTGTTGCAAAAGTTAATATTTGTGCTGCCATTTTCCTTAGCttgtattaatatatatatatttttgtaacaTCTAATCACAGATGATAAAAGGATCTccaaaaagataaataaataaatcccgaTTAGATTACGTTCGGGGAGGAACTTTAAGCATGCAGCCGTCTTCTCGAATATTATATGTTCTCAAAACCACATTTAGAACAAAGTAtaagtatataaaaaaagccTTTTAGAGTTCATTCAAAGAAGATTTTGTAATTGTCCAAAAAAATCCTCaaataaatggatttattttaatgtactttGAGTTCATCGCGTTTGGACGTTGCTTTTAGGATCTTTTCGTTGAACGGTTTGGAGGGGCGGCACGTCGCCTTGTTACAGTCCATTGAATAGCACGCGTCTTATCCGGACTGCCCCGTGCAGCAAAACGAAGCACACCATAAGATCGTGACGTCGGTTCAACGCAGCCCAGCGTGAACAACGTGTTTCAGGAAGAAGTTGGCGCCCTGGGCCTCGTATGCGGTTAGCTAGTGCGCTAGCCGAAAGCGTATTGCTCTGTGTCGGCTTTTCGTCCTATCTTTATTCAGTAGCCCCACGATGAGCGACATGGGTACGTATTAGCGCGTGACACACGGTTTAAATGTATATGTTGCTTCTCGTGCGGCTAGGTAAccagctaaagctaaagctaaggATTAGCCGAGggtctgcaggcctcgactaaTCCCTGGAACGCGTATTGCTTAACCTTAGCTGACTTGGGCCCAAACAGCAACAACATGGTGTCTATAAAAACGTGTTTatatttttcggtttttttttatttgtttatctgtCGCTACGCAGCATTTGGCTCTTGAGACCAGCTTCATTCGATATAGATGCCCCCTCTGCGTTGGGTAGCGGGCTAGCTAGCtagtgctagcgttagccttcTTTGATGCATAAACACTGAAGGGGTGCTTTAGCGTGTCGGGACGGCCCGTGAAGCCACCCTACAAGGCCGCGTTCACAGCAGCGGACGGGCTGCTGTTCAGGGGCTTTCCTGAAAAGGAAAGGCATCTAAAGCGTCCCTTTAGCGCcggacgccccccccctgctagcCATAAGAAATAAGGGTCAAAGCATTAGCATGAATAGCCTCTTTAGCACGTAAGACGTCACCACCCTGTTTGTTTAACGTCATGAATgatctttttctctcctctgaaGAATTCAGCGTCCCCCTGTCCTCGCTGGCTCTCCTGGTCCCCCCACTTCGGCTGATGTCGGCAGTGATGTGGGAAGTGGTCCGGCAGCGGCACATCAAGCACTACGGGAAACTGGAGGAGttcgtttccatggtaacagatGCAGTTCCTGAGCTGATGAGCAAAAGAGAAGGGCGCCTGCTGTCGCTGGGCCTGAGAGCCAGGGTAAGTGTCGAATGAT
Proteins encoded in this region:
- the LOC137904277 gene encoding sodium channel protein type 5 subunit alpha-like, giving the protein MAAMLLPSRPDGLRRFTRQSLAALEQRVAEEQVKKAKDRHDAQKNAEPPKPRVDLEAGKQLPRIYGEVPPELIGIPLEDIDPFYYKNQRTFVVVNRGKAIFRFSSTSALYTFSPFHFLRLIAVKVLVHSLFSLFIMFTILTNCFFMAMSEPAPWTKHLEYTFTAIYTFESAIKIFARGFCVVPFTFLRDPWNWLDFTVIIMAYVTEFVDLGNVSALRTFRVLRALKTISVIPGLKTIVGALIQSVKKLADVMILTVFCLSVFALIGLQLFMGLLRQKCVRSPALCVDAHESFTCNNRTWSSRADFLTSDDNFYKVEGAKDALICGSGTDAGKCPDGFDCLKVGRNPNYGYTSFDTFGWAFLALFRLMTQDCWEKLFHQTLRSAGKTYMIFFVLVIFLGSFYLVNLILAVVAMAYEEQNQATIAEAWQKEREFRLAMEHLRREQRLAATRQAQETDSVLSPELSPFCLKTGSVCRNSGRRRRSRRTLSEAMAEEDAEEAIDPLDDSMPPLSPLPVHPLLATLSSHPLSTKRGSQNSIFSAFRVRNSSEADEDEHSVHGDVFRSRANSTATPWKRRTGSVRSHCSQTFTRFNMCLDQNGVSTLGLYTPTHSVGRVREDTIPPHAEDASPRLLLQSSPAMSPPEPPAVQRKRGLSSVSFLSDAMDDLEESRQKCNPCWYAFAQKYLIWDCCPWWLTMKGGVKDMVMDPFLDLGITICIVLNTLFMALEHYPMTDEFNTMLSVGNLVFTGIFTAEMVLKLIALDPYCYFQQGWNIFDGVIVCLSLMELGLSDVEGLSVLRSFRLLRVFKLAKSWPTLNTLIKIIGNSVGALGNLTLVLAIIVFIFAVVGMQLFGKNYQDCVCKISLDCQLPRWHMKDFFHSFLIVFRVLCGEWIETMWDCMEVAGQPLCILVFMLVMVIGNLVVLNLFLALLLSSFSSDNLSAPDEDGDLNNIQIAIARITAAISWLATKVIDLSNRGPKRQTQKDKEASQDSKPAANHVERNGGVLGRRGETYVLTEEDSYMTNPNLTVVVPIAPGESDMDFLEEENSDSSEDEENKPEKVSLSEGSTVDLRKAGDEMDNLSELAEENLEPEECFPGLCLRRCRCCDVDTSRGPGQAWWRLRKTCYQIVEHSWFETFIIFMILLSSGALAFEDIYVEKRKFIKVILESADKVFSYIFVLEMFLKWIAYGFKKYFTNYWCWLDFLIVDVSLISLIANSLGYSDFAAIKSLRTLRALRPLRALSRFEGMRVVVNALIGAIPSIMNVLLVCLIFWLIFSIMGVNLFAGKFGKCVNRTGFIHSVSEVNNKSDCLAMNDTRFFWTKVKVNFDNVGLGYLSLLQVATFKGWMEIMNAAVDSRGVEEQPVREINIYMYLYFVIFIIFGSFFTLNLFIGVIIDNFNQQKRKLGGQDIFMTEEQKKYYNAMKKLGTKKPQKPIPRPTNVLQAFFFDLVSKQAFDIIIMMLIIVNMVTMMVETDEQSARTESILNKINLVFIVVFTAECLVKIVALRCYFFTIPWNIFDFVVIILSIVGIVLADIIEKYFVSPTLFRVIRLARIGRVLRLIRAAKGIRTLLFALMMSMPALFNIGLLLFLVMFIYAIFGMANFAYVKKQDGVDDMFNFETFGNSMICLFQISTSAGWDNLLSPIMSTSPEECDPNFVNTGSNTRGNCGSPSVGIAFFVSYIIISFLIVVNMYIAIILENFSVATEESTEPLSEDDFEMFYEVWEKFDSEATQFIEFSMLSVFADTLPEPLRIAKPNTIKLISMDLPVVSGDRIHCLDILFAFTKRVLGESGEMDALKQQMEEKFMMTNPSKVSHEPITSTLRHKLEEVSAVIIQRCFRRHLVKRQMKQASYLYRRINYEAEVDVEDAPEREGLIASMIQHYGPVGLEAEETTEDTGMSSPPSYESLARPLGGGSSSGDIERRGPGRGNEETRTLSL